A window of Cinclus cinclus chromosome 17, bCinCin1.1, whole genome shotgun sequence genomic DNA:
ACCCGTGCCTGGCTTCACCTTCCTTTCACATAGATGCAGAGAGCAAGAAGgtcctccctgagcctccttttcttcaggctcaGCCCCCACAGCTAATCCTCATAAGATTTGTGCTTCagaccctttcccagctctctgcccttctctgggcACACTCCAGCATCTTAACATCCCCAGATTCGAGCTCACCgtgagcagcagagccacccaGGTGTCGTGACTCTCCAGTCCTGCAATGCAGCTGCAGTGAAACTGCATGCACAGGACATTGTCCTGGCAGGACAGGATGCCAATATTCTCAAAGGCGAAGGCAGGGTGCTGCCTGTCCCTCAGCTGGAAGGAGTACAAAAGAATGGTCTCTTCCACACAGCCCCTCACCACGTCGGGTGGGAGGGAATTGGTCTGGGATAACCACCAGTAATCCAGTGGCATGATCTCAATGTCACCTGCAAAAGAGGAGAGCATTTTCACTACCACAGTTGAGCAAATGTTCCTGTGAGATTCATGGCAAAATGCCAGACAGATTTAGTCTGGGGGCAACTCAACTCTTTCATCCAACTTTGGAGGTGATTCCCCCCGCTCTCAAAGAGCAGAGGGCACACAGTCCTCCCAAATGTGGAGGTGGATCCCTTCTCACCAGGCATCATCACTGTTGGGAACACCAGCTCCTGTAGACAAGACATGTCCATGTCCAGCTGGAACACAGGTCTTCGAACCACATACACCTCTTCTGTGCCATTGATTTGCTCATGGACCACAGCAAAGGTCCCAAGACCTGGGACAAGAACACCCTGCCCAGGAAGAAGACAACACACTTGAAATAGCTGTTACTCAGACCCTTGAATCCAGGGGTTAAACTCAACGTTCCTTTACTCTAGCTGGTGCAAAGGAGAAATCCCCAGCAGCTATtctcaagagaagaaaaaccacacagaaggtagaaatacagaaatttaaagaaattttggcAAAGGAATAAATACAATAACAAATTCAACATAAAACCACTTATCATCCCATTACTTAgcttttatttagcatttaCCAAAAAGGTTCCATGAAAAAAGGATTAGAGCAATAGAGACAGAAAGGGTACAGCAAAATACACATATAGCTACCAGCTCCTGGGTTCCCTCCCAGAGTCCCATACAAGGCAGGGTCCACATGCTGGCTACCTTGTGGTCAGCCTGTTTTAAGCTCTTAAGTCTTTGTGGGCCCATGCCCCAGGTGGGACTGCTGGTCACTCGCCAGTCAGAGGGCAGGTTAGCACCGACCCCTAGGTGCTATGATTGACAGCCTGGCTGGGCGCTGCAGGCGGGACTGGGCACTGCTGCACCTACACAAAACCTGGCCTGGCCCTCCCACCAGACACAGACTGGCATTACAAGTGCAAGACATCTCGAGACGTTGTTCTAATCCAGTCTCTgacaaaaggaaatgtgaaaattGTGGGAAAAATTCATGTTCATGATTTTTGTACTTTCCCTCTTCAAAATATTCACAAAAAATTCCTCAGCTAAAGAAGATCCCAAGCAATTCCAACCCAGGGAAAGATTCCCTGGGATGATTCTTGGCATGGACCCAGAAGGATCCTGTATCTCTCTGCTAGGTCTCTCTACCCCCGACAGATCAGGGAACACTAAGAGGAGTTCTCTCAGGGTGGTGCCATGATGCTCGGGAAGAGGGACCACAGGGGTCCAGGACACCAGCCAACCTTGTCCAGCTTCATCTGTCCTAGGACGTAGGCAGACACAACATCCCAAATGGCCACCACCTCTGGAAAGTACCAGAAAGAATTGTCAGGTTGCATTCATGGCATTTCATGTAGCTCTTGGAGTGACAGATGGGGCTGATGAAGAGCCTGGATTGGACAGGACTGTGCCTCTGGTTCTGCATCCTTTTACTCCCAGGCACacccccaggcagggctggggcagaacTGGGGGTGTGAAAACAGCTCAGAACCAGGGCTGTGGTCATGCAACCCCCAAAAGGAGACATCAATCCAAAATCCAGTGGGCCCCTGagatcccagcaggagctgtcagACCTCCCATAAGAGCCAGAACCCCGAGAGAGGTTCCCAGAGATCTCCCACAACTCAGAAGCTGGTCCTGGTAGGGGGACATGCTATACCCATGAGACCCTTAGAgcagtcccagccctgtccaacccTCCTTCTGACCCCTGGGGGGGGCTCCCAAAACCCTCACCTTTGATGGAGAGCCGCAGGAGTGTGGGGAACAAGCAACTCTGCTTCTTGCTGATGCTGATGGTGTAGCACCCCTCCATCTTGCTCCCCAAATTCCTCTCCagtcagaccctgccctgcctgtccctgagGGCCTTCCCATAAAAGCCCCCACGCCCACCAGAACAATCCCCCGACCCTGCTTGAGGCTACAGGCAGTATCCAGCAGCCCCCAGTTGTCACCATGGGGTGGCCCAGTGATGGGCGGTGCCACCTTGTGATGTCAATGGCAGCCTGGAGAGGTGCATTGTGATGGCAGCAGAAAGACAGCACCTTGGAGATGGGCAAGGGAGGTTGTGGAAGGGGGGGTGTGGAAGGAAGAATGTGTCCAGGCCCAACACAGATGTTGCCACGTGACAACACGTTACTGCTGCTGAGTTGGGCTGCATTCCTAGAGAAAATCATAGCTAATAACcaaaataaacatataaaataaaaattccttaaTATTATCTATTAGAAACAATGAAGAATCCATTTactgggattttttctttttgctatgAAATATGACGGATTAAGGGTTTTTATCCTGGCTCCCACATTTCCAGGAGTCCTCTGGGAAGCAACACCTCTGGTTTGGAtccctcctttcttcccttcttcccttcctcccttccttccttctttccttcctgggcagctGAACATCGTCCCCCTTGTGCCGCATCTGCAGGCATCATGCTCAGTGCTTGGGATGCCAAGAGGGGTGTGCACAGTGTCCTGTCCTGTGCTTTCCCATCCTGATGTGTGCtgggtagacctgttgccctcaGTTGGCCTTTACATCTGGCTGCTGATTGCAGGATAGACTCATTGCCCTCAGTTGGCCTCAGACACAAACCTCAGCCCTTTTCTCTGTGAAATTAAACTCATCCCCCCATCCAGCTTCCTGATGTCATTATGGAGGAGGCATTTGGCACTCCAAAGGCAGCCATGGTTCTCTGTGTGTGGCAGCTTGGGTCTGAGAGAAATCCCGCACCTGTTGGAATTTTACCAGGCAGAAGCCCAGTCACAGAACACGGACCTGCACATGAATGATGGTGTTTTTCTATGGGAAACAACACTCAACCCCCCAGTTTCCTGATGTCAGTTTGGAGGAGATATTTGGCACTCTAAGTGCAGTCAGGGTTTTAGGTAGTAGCAGCTTGggtttgggagaaatcctgTGTCGGTTGGAATTTTAGCAGGCAGAAGCCCACTTCTGGCTACTTGGTCACATGAATGATggcttttttccctgtaaaacaAAAGTCAGCCCCCCGGTTTCCTGATAGCAGTTTGGAGGAGGTGTTTGGCACTCCACAGGCAGCGAGGATTCTAAGTGGTAGCAGcttgggtctgggagaaatcctgtgACTTGTTTGGAAGTACCAGCCATTGCATGACGTAAGGTTACCTACTCACAGAGTGTCCACCTCACTGCTATACCCATTTTTTGGCCACCTTGAAATGACTGAGTAGTCTTACCATTTACAGCATTCCTCAGGGCTACATGACCATCATCCCTACCCTTCTGAAGCTGAGGAACCTAATTTAAAAGTATCATCAGCAATATGAGTTTACCTAAAAACCATTTGGTCCACCAACAAATTCCAAGCAAGCACTAGTAAGAACTTCGAAGACTTTTGCATATTTCACAGCGGGCTTTTTGTTATGCAGTTGTGCACTGTCTCCCTGAGGCTGCCAGGAGTGGAAGTTGCTCCCGCAGACAGCTAACCTCTTGATTTAGTGTCCTTTTTGTGTCCTTTCCAGGACGGGCAGGAAAACGCCTCAGGGGAGCACAGCGCTAGGCAGGAGTGGCCGGCACCGACCTCAGTGCTCTCCCCACGCCCGATGGTCCGTGCAACTCCCTGGACCCCTGGTGTGCCGAAATCGGCCACATGAGGCAAGGAGGGCACCCTCGGCAAAGGCGGCCACCCCTCATCACCCTGGGAAGGCTGGCCTTGGCTCCCCTTCTTATAAAATGGGTTGTTGCTCAAGACCACATAAAGGGGATTGTTATTGCTTAAGCTAGCAAAATGactttaaaaagttttgtaTAAACATTGCAAAATCGTTTCCTGCAAGACAAATATGATTTTCCAAATATGGTAAAACATAATGATAATACCCCATTGCGCATGTCGGGCAACCAAAGGGCAACTTGAGGAAGACTGAAACCTTCAGCCTCAACGACCACCAGAGGGCTAAAACGACCACCTAGCAACAGGCCACGCAGGTGCACTGCAAAGGATAACCGGATGGAGGgtggaaaaaaagagtttgtaAAACAGGAACTTAAACTGTATATAAGCTATACATTGGCGTGTACATTTTGCGAGCCACTGGTGGAGCGCAGACTCCCCAGCAGCCCAGCGCTGTTTTGCTTACCTGCTCTTGCTCAATAAATTCGGAACTGATTCTACCTGTATTGGCTCTGGGTTAAGTCTATTTACTTATAACAATTTGGTGCCATGACTCAGATCGAGAGCTCTCGGGGAGAAGCCCCCACCCAACGGAGGTGCCCCATCTCTGGATGGCCCTTAGTCAGAAGGTTTCCTCCTTGACCCCTCGACCTCCAAACCTAAAATAAGACGGTAAACAAAATAATACTGCAGTACCCCGTAATTTTCATGCACGAAGATCCAGACAAAGACTCAGGATGTGAGTATTAATAAGGTGATCCGTCTGGTTGGGGTGGGATCCTGGAGTGTGCTTGAGTGAGACATCCGTTCTTGGGCGAAGTGAGTGTGGACACTCTGGTAGGGCAGTTCTCATTACCCGTGAGGGTGTGAGCCACGAATGAGGGGAAGTGGAAGGTGTGTGAATCAAGGCACTCTGGAACATGGGACAGAGGAAAAGCAAGCCCTCTGGACCCATGGGGAAGTTGAGAGCAGAATTGCCCGACATACCTCTGGATAGCCCATTGGGACTAATGATCAAAACATGGAATGATTTGCCATCCCATAAAgggaaaagtaaagaaaaaaatggtgtaTTACTGTATGCaaatatggggggggggggaagcagaTTAGGGGTGACAATTTGTTTTGGCCAGTATTTGGGAGCTTTGAGGACTGGATATGCCAGGCTCTGAATATTTATGTCAACTCAAAGAAACCTTTTAGTCTAGAAGAGAGCGAGTATGCTCAGTTTTGGGTAGGGTTAGATACTAGGGTCTGAGTATTTGCTCTGTGGGGAACGGAgataaagaagaaacagaagtcAGTGGAGCAACTTCTCGTGCCCCCACCCCCATATGTACTACTGGGACCCCCTCTGGCACCACAACCCCCTGTTAGGGCAAGTGCCCCTGTGGAAGAAGGCCAGGGAAGTAGTGAGAATCCAGGTCAGTGCCGCAGGATCACACGGAGTATGTCCAAACAAACTCTGGAATGGGCTGAGGGAGGATGATTGTACCCCTTGAGAGAAATTGCTATGGGTGGGGCCCAAGCGGGGACAGGGTTTGTATCCGTACCCTTGAGTTCAACAGATGTGAGggaatttaaaaaggaaatgggaaactTCTTGGAGGATCCTATCAGGGTATCTGAATGGTTTGATTAATTTTTGGGACCAAATATCTATACTTGGGATGAATAACAGGCAATATTAGGGATCCTATTCACTGTGGAAGAAAGGGAGATATTAGGAGGGAAGGTATGAGGCTTTGGGATGCCCAGCGTCAACAGGGACTCCAAGCAGATGTAAAATGGCCCACTCAGAGGCCAAACTGGAATAATCAAAATTACCAACACAGGACTCATATGGGGGATTTGAGGACTATCATAGTCAATGGAATTCGGAATGCGGTACCGAGAGGGCAAAACATAAATAAGGCTTTTAGTGAACATCAAAAGAAAGATGAGACCCCCACAGAATGGTTGGAAAGATTAAGAAAGAGCCTCCAGCTGTATTCAGGATTAGATCCTAATGATCCTGTGGGATCTGCCCTGttgaaaacttaattttggCCAGGCCATGAGTggatattaaaaagaaactggAGAAGATAGAAGGGTGGCAAGATCAGGACCTGGGAACCCTCTTAAGGGAAGCACAGAAAAGTGTATGTCAGGCGAGATGAGAACCAAAAGAAACAGGCTCAAATTCTTGTAAGCGTGGTGCAGGAatgccagcagggacagagggggagTCCGGCCCCTAGAGGGCGATTTCCAGGAGGAGGCCTGTCACGAACCCCCAGGACAtgtgaggaagaaaagagagtCCTGGAATGTTTTTACTATGGGAAAAAAGGTCATATTAAATGAGAATGCAGGCAGCACTTGCAAGATGAGAAAGTATTTCAGGAAGACTAGAGGTGTCAGGAGCTTTATCTACTAGGGGCACAAAAGAACACAGAACCCTAGATAAAGTTAAAATTAGGCCTCCAACAACAAGAAATGGAATTCCTAGTTGATTCCGGGGCGGAAAGATCTACCATCCAAAGGGTACCCTGGGGGTGCAAACCATCCTCGGAAAAGATCCAAGTTATTGGAGCAAAAGGAGAACCTTGTGCTGTGCCCATTATCAAAAATGTTGAGATTGAAGCTCCAAAAAAGATTGGAATTGGGTCCTTTTTGTTGTTCCCAGAAGCTGAATATAACCTTTTAGGGAAATTTGACAATAGAATTAGGAATAACGCTGGAAGTAGTAAATCACCAAGTAGTAGTAAAATTATAGCAATTGACTGATAGGGATGGGGAACAAATAAATCCGGAGGTCTGGCATACTCCAGATTCAGTGGGGAAATTAGACATAGAACCATTTAAAGTGAAGATTCGGGATCCTGATATCCCGATCCGGGTTAAACAATACCCAATTTCACAGGAAGGTAAGGAGGGTTTACAACCAGTAATTAAGTGTCTGCTACAGCCGGGGCTGTTAGACCCCTGTATGTCACCACATAACACTCCTATTCTTACAGTCAAAAAGTCAGAGGGAACATACCGCCTAGTTTAAGACCTCAGATAAATCAACAAGAGGACAATAACCGGATTTCCTGTAGTTGTAAATCCATATACCCTGTTGAGCCAACTGTCTCCTTCCACTCAGTGGTATAGTGTGATAGATTTGAAAGTTGCCTTTTGGGCTTGTCCACTAGATTAGGAAAGTAGAAATTACTTTGCATTCAAATGGGAAGACCCAGAGACCCAACGAAAACAACAACTAAGATGGACAATACTCCCACAAGGGTATACAGAGTCTCCAAACCTATTTGGACAGACGCTAGAGTCGATTTTGGAGTCATATGAAAGAAATATTGACATGACCTTAGTTCAATATGTGGATGATTTACTTTTGGCAGGGGAGGATGAAGAAgcggttaaaaaaaaaaagaaattactaaaaTTTTTGAGTTTAAAGGGTTTAAAAGTGTCAAAATCTAAACTACAGTTTACAGAGGAGGAAGTCAAATATTTGAGACATAGGCTAAACAAGGGGGGAAATATTTGGACCTTGCGCTTGTTTAGGGAATTTTGGCTCTCCCTGCACCAAAAACCAAAAGACAAATAAGGCAATTGTTAGGATTATTGGGATATTGTAGGCAGTGAATAGAAAATTATAGTAGTAAAGTAAAATTCCtatatgaaaaattaacagAATCTATCTTAATAAAATGGGGCCCAGAAGATGATAGCAAGTTGGAGGAGCTGAAACACAATTTGGTTAATGCCCCTATTTTGAGTCTCCCAGACTTAAAAAGACCTTTCCACCTATTTGTGAATGTTGAAAATGGGACCTGCTATGGGGTGCTAATTCAAGAAagggcaggaaaaagaaaacccataGGATACTTTTCAAAACTCGGACCCTGTTAGTTGGGGTTGGCGCTTGTGCTTGCAGGCCATAGTTGCTACTGCACTGATGGTGGAAGAAGCAAATAAGATAACCATGGGAAGAAAGTTGAAAACCTATACCCCGCATACCGTCAGGGGAGTGTTGCAACAGAAGGCTGCTAAGTGGATTATGGATGCCCACCTACTAAAATACGAATGGGTTTTAATCCACTCCCCCAGTTAGAATTGGAAATAACTAGCACTCAAAATCCAGCccaattcctatatggggaaccaCAGGAGGAATTTATGCATGACTGCATACAGTGTATAGAATTACAAGCAAAAATCCACCCGGATTTAGAAGAAGAActtgaaaaaggggaaaaattatttgtagaTGGGTCATCCCATATAgtagaagggaaaaggagatcAGGATATACTTTAGTGGATGGGCACACTATGACTACCCTTGAGAAGGGTCCATTGGACCGAACTTGATACGCCCAGGCATGTCAGCACTATGTAGTTTTCAGAGCTCTACAACTTCTTAAAGAAAAAGTGGGAACAACATATACAGATTCAAAGTATGCTTATGGTGTGGTACATAcctttgggaaaatttgggaagaaaGGGGACTAATCAATTCGCAGCGGAAGAACTTAATCCACAAAGGATTAATAAGGGCAGTTCTGCGGGCACTAAGGGAACCAAAGGGGATAGCTGCAGTGCATGTTAATGCTCACCAAAAGGGGGTACTACCCTCTATTAGAGGTAACAATTTGGCCGatagcaaagcaaaacaagcagTTTTGTTAACTCTTTCTGATATGAGAACTGAATTAACCTCCTCAAACGAGAGCTCGAAGTTCACCAAGGGTGAACAAGAGAAACTCAGTAAAATGGGGTTAGAACAAAAAAATGACAGATGGTACCTACTAGATGGAAGGGAGGTATTACCAAAAGGTATAgcatgaaaaatacttttaaaatatcacaaaaaCACTCATTGGGTCACTCAGGATGTGGTTAATCAATTTGGGACTAAATTTATGTGTATAGGAGTATGTGATCTGACAAAAAGGATAGTAAATGGGTGTCTCACTTGTAAAAAGATAAACAGTTCTCAGGTAAGACAAAGACCTCTCGGGGGAAGAGGAATTGCAAAAAGACCACTTGAAAAGGTACAAATAGTTTTCACTGAACTCCCCAAAGTGGGGAGGTATAAATACCTATTAGTGATTGTAGACCATTTGTAGACTCATTTAACTCATACTTCTAAGGCAACTGCCAGGGcagcaattaaaatattactCAAAAATTTAAACCCAAGGTATGGTAAAATAGAGATAATAGATTCAGACAGAGGTCCGCATTTTATATACAAAGAAATTTTACAAATAATTCAACCCCGAGAAATAAAGTGGGAATATCATACACCATGGCACCCACAGAGGTCTGgattggttaaaaaaaaaaaacaatggagaaattaaaaaacatctAACTAAATTAATTCTGGAAACAAAGTTAAATTGGGTGAAGTGCCTACCTATGGCACTACTAAA
This region includes:
- the CCDC81 gene encoding coiled-coil domain-containing protein 81, which gives rise to MWTLPCLGTFAVVHEQINGTEEVYVVRRPVFQLDMDMSCLQELVFPTVMMPGDIEIMPLDYWWLSQTNSLPPDVVRGCVEETILLYSFQLRDRQHPAFAFENIGILSCQDNVLCMQFHCSCIAGLESHDTWVALLLTRRSVAGSGVNNGVTTTQGVQVAQAHMFPRFRLAVSEAFSTQPTKAAEKHRVRIGMEWVPAALTHMG